The sequence below is a genomic window from Salicibibacter cibarius.
ACTCATAAGCAAAGAGCTGCTTAATGTAAGAATGCAGGATTTGGAAAGAATATTGTATAATTTAAAACAAGAACTTAGCGAACTATTAAAAGAAAATGATAAATTTATAGACGAGATTGAATTAATTGAGGTGCAATTGAAATTATTAGAACGAACTATTTCAAATAAACAAATTTATCATAAATATTATACCCATTTAGTAGACCGTAATATTATATCACATGGGTTTTTTTCAACGAGTAGCCCGAATAAAGAAAACATTGTTAGAACAACAGACGGAAGTATAGAATTTACTCGCTCAGGCCTTAAAAAGCTTCATTATAGAAATAATAAAGGCGCTGTATTAACGACATATGATACTCGTATCTTAATTGGTCTTTTTAAACAATGGGAAATAAAAGGAAAAAACCCAACATTTACCGTTAAATTTAATGAAATTATAAAAGCGATGAATAGAGATTTAAATGGTGGGGAATATATGGCGATTGGAAAAAGCATTGATAAAATCTCCAGTACCTCCATTGTAATGGAAAAGTATTCATCCCCAAACAACCCAAAAAAAAGAACATCCATTTTTAACCCTATTCAAAGTACATTGGGATACCCTGAAAATAATTGTAGAAAAATTACTTTTAGTGATTACCTACAAAATAGCCTTATCGCTGGTAATTACATTACTATAAGTATGTCATTATTTAATGATCTTAAACTTTCAACATCAAAAACTTTGTATATTAATGTCATTAAGATGTTTTCAGAAAATACTACCATTGCGGAAATCAACCCATTTATTGAACATTTAGGTTTGCATTCATATTCAAGTTATAAGGCGCTACAAAGTATAAAAAAAGCTTGTCAAGAATTAATAGATTTTGATGTTCTAAAATCATATACTATAGAAAAAAGAAATAGAACGCCATATAAAATTCATTTTTTTCCATCAGAATGGGTGCAAAAAATGGCTATAAAAGAAAATAAACGGTTATTGCCACTTTTCAAGTGCGACAAAAAAAGATATATTATTTAGGAGTTAATTCTAAATCACAGAAACACTAACATCATGAACAGATGGGATGAGCAGCTGTTCCTTTAAATTTTTATAACGCTTTTACCCTTAGCGGTTTTCCATCAATTATAAGTCTATAACCCATATTTCGTTCGGGAACATCCACGGCTGGATCGTTCCCGAATCAGAGGGGATTATTGGATCGAATACAGGAACATGCGCTCCGGAAAATTATCATCCAAAACCTGAAGAAATTGTGGCGGTTCAAAGGGGAAATACCCAAGACCGTAATCTCCGCGTGCCATCAAACAAGAAACCGAAACGAAAGGAAATACCAAACCCCTGCTATTTCTCGCTTATTTCCCTTTATGAGACTAGCGATTCTGACGTCGGAGCTTCACCAGTCTTCTAAAGGTAGGAACCACTGTCATTAGAGATTCCCCAAAATAATATACGTCGCTCTCACCGGCCCGTGCACACCGACCACCAAGCTTCCTTCGATATCCGCGCTATTGGACGGACCGGAGACAAAATGAATCTGCGAAGGAATCTCTTCGCCGTTTTGCACGCGTTCATGAATCCGGCGGGTCGCTTGCGTCATTCGCGGAACCATCGAACTGCGGGGGATAACCGCGATATAATTTTCCGGGAAAAGATTCACAACTCTACCTTTTTTAGGGGAGGCTAGCAGTACGACGGTGCCTGATTCGGCCAAAGTGATATCGCTATAAGTAATACCTACTCCAGCGCGTTCAGCTATCCATATGTTTTCCTCCCTCTTTGTCGTGTCCCACACTGCTGTTTCAACGCCCAACGCGATCATCTGCGATTGAAATCCATCATCAAGCCCCGCCTGCTTAAGCCTCTCATCATCCCACATGATGACCGATTTCGCTTGATAACTTCCGATCGTTTCCGCCACCGCTTCGCGGAGCCCATCGGCATTTGTTTCGACTACCTCAGTGTGAATGTTGTCGCACTGTGCCTTAAACCGTTCGACGAGTTGATCGGTATTTTCATCAGCAAAAACATCCCATTGCGGTTGCAACCGCCACTCAGGGCGTTCCACATGTTCGCTGCGCGGGCGCCCGATTTTTTCTGCGATTTGATTTAAAAAATCCTCTCTCCCTTGGATCGTCCCCCTACTCATCGAATGTCGACCTCCTTCGGTTTGAAAACCAGTCGCGAAAACGTTCGCTGGCAGGTGCAGGTAAATCGCGAAAATTAGTCCAGGCTTTTAATGGCTCGGGCCCTTTCGGAATACGAGAACCTTTCGTCCATGGCCGCATGACGCAATTCGCTTGTTTGGAAGCCAATCGATAGAGCTTTGGCGAAGAAACACCGGACCCAAACATTTTCATCGCCCATTTTTCCGGCATTGGACCGAGGGTTTCTTTTTCCGTAATGATCTGGCGATGAGCGATCAAATGCTCATGCAATGGAATTTTCACCGGACAAGCTTCCGTACAAGCGGAACAAAGCGAAGACGCGTAAGGAAGGTCTTTGTTGTCCTCGTAACCATCGAGCAAGGGAGTCAACACCGCGCCGATCGGACCATTATAGATGGAGCCATAAGCATGACCGCCCACATGGCGATAAACCGGGCATACGTTCACACACGCAGCACAACGGATGCAATGAAGGGTTGATTGAAATTGCGTCCCGAGGATATCGGAACGGCCGTTATCGACGATGATGAGGTGGAAGTCTTCCGAACCATCGATTTCCTCTTCAGCCTTCGGTCCCGTTAAGGCGGTAATATAGGACGTTAGCTTTTGGCCAACGGCGGAACGACAAAGCAGACTCATCATGACATCGAGCTCTTCCCACGTGGGCACGATCCGTTCCATACTCATCACCGTGATTTGTGTTTTCGGCAACGCGGTAACGAGGTCGGCATTGCCTTCATTGGTGACAAGCGAAATCGTCCCCGATTCAGCGACGGCAAAATTACAACCCGTGATGCCTATGTCGGCATTCGTAAATTCCTCACGCAGCTCCTCGCGGACGAAACGGGTGATGTCATTAGCATTGTCGCTTTCTGTATAGCCTTTTTTATCAGCAAAGACGTCTTTTATTTGTGACCGGTTTTTATGCAATGAAGGTGCCACAATATGAGAAGGCGGATCATGGTCATCGACTTGCAAAATATACTCCCCCAAGTCGGTCTCTACGACCTCCAACCCGTCGCCCTCGAGGGCATTGTTTAAAGACATTTCTTCGGTAACCATCGATTTCGACTTCACAATTTTTTTCGCTTCTTTTTCACGGGCGACTTGTTGCACATAGGCATTGCCTTCCTCAGCCGTCTTGGCAAAATAAACATGGCCACCCCGTTCTGCCACCTTATCGCTTAATTGCTCAAGATAATAGTCGAGATGCTCGAGAGTATGGGAACGAATCTCTTCCCCAAGTGTCCGCCACGCTTCCCAGTCACCGAGCTCTTCCGAGGATGTTTGTTTTCTCGTCCGTAATTTTTCCTGTGCTGAGCGGACGGTGCCGCGCATAAATGCATCTTCCAAACCAGTTTTCATGCGTTTTGAAAAATCTTTTTCCCCCACTCTTAGTGGCATTTGAATCACCTCGCTTCGGTATGATTCAGGACTTCAGCAATGTGCATGACTTTAACGGGACTCTCCTCACGTTCCATGCGCCCGCCGATATTCATCATACATCCGGCGTCGGCGCTGATGAGAATATCCGCGCCCGTGTCATGGATACATCTCATCTTCTCATCGACCATCTCTTTTGAAATATCCGGCATTTTCACGGCAAACGTACCCCCAAACCCACAGCAATCATAATCACGGGACAAGTCAATCATCTCTAATCCTTCCACATGGTTAAGTAACGTTTGCGGCGCATTCATAACGCCAAGCAAACGCATCATATGGCAGGACGTGTGGTAGGTGGCTTTGGCATGAAAAGAGGCACCGGCATCTTCGACACGAAGCACATTTACGAAAAACTGCGTCAATTCATAACTTTTTGCGCTCAACTTTCCCGCTTCCACCTGCCATTCCGGCTCCCCTTTCAATAAATGGTGATACTCGTGTAACATTGCTACGCAGGACCCCGAGGGAGAAACTACATAAGAGGAATTTTGAAAAGCCTGGATCGTTTGTTTGGCCACTTTACGTGCATCCTTGTGATAACCGCTGTTAAAAGCCGGTTGCCCACAACACGTTTGCGATTTCGGAAAATCAACAGTACATCCAAATTTTTCTAGAAGCTCTACGGTGGCTTTGCCGGCATTCGGATAAAACATGTCACCCAGACAAGTGATAAATAATGATACGTTCACAAAGACATTCCTCCTCGTAAAGGTCATTAGATGACCTGTTGAATCAAGATGCTCTTATTATTATGGAAAGCGATTTTCAACAATTCAAAGATTTAATCGAGTTCACGAAACAGGACATGTTCTACCCTTTCCAGATGTTGGAGTTTGTTTCTGGGCAAGAGCAGCTTTTTCGCCTTGATGGATCCATAGCTCCGCACGTGTCCTTCATAGAGACGCTCCGCTAGGGACACTTTCGAGAACAGCCAAATCCTTTGTGTTTTGTACAGCGTCTGCTGGTGATGTTGGCAATACTATTTGGAAGATTAGTCAGCTGCGCCTTCCCCATCCTTTTCTTGGATTAACCCATGATTTAGCCTATCTTCAATGATATCCGCATCTTCATGTTTTGAATATATTTTCGAATGACTTCTTTATTAGCCCTACAGTACTTACATAATAACTTCTGACTCATAAGTGCCTGCTTTTATATATGTGGGAATCGGTCAAATACCATCAAAGCACTTTTGCTCTTAAGATAATCCATAAATTCGGATACGTTTTACATGTACAAATACGTGCCGACACACCCTTTTCTAATTCCACATTTTTATACTCGCTTAACCTTCTTAATATTTCACCTACTTCTCGTCTAACTTGGTTCTAAACCCCTTAAAGAAGACTTTCCGCCGATATTTCGGGATAAATATGATATGATAACTACATAACTACAGCCCTATCGGGTATGGGATAAACTTTTTGTGCACCCAAGGAATATCCTCCTCTCCTTTGCTGCTGAATTTGGCTAGTGAAACCAATTCTATTATAAAAAAGGGGACTTTATTTCATCAGATCTCACGGGACTTCCTGTTCAATTCTCCCACGCATAGCGTGGGGCTTAATATCTGAGTTATTTATCAGGTTCAGCCACCTTCACCAATTGTTTTCCGATATTGTCTCCGGAAAATAAACCGATAAACGCTTCAGGTACTCTATCAAAACCCTCAAGAATCGTTTCTTCAAAATGCAGTTCATCCTTTTTTACCAGTTGGGTAAGTTCTTTATAAGCGTCGCTAAAATGCTCCGAATAATCACCAACGATAAAACCTTGCATTTTAATCCTTGCTTTTAAAAAAGGCCATTGGACACGTGTGCCGATATCTTCTTCGTCGGAAGCTAGATTGTACGCCGATATCGCCCCACATAAAGGCACGCGGGCAAAGGTATTAAGCAATGGCCATACGTCGTCGGATATCTCGCCACCGACATTCTCGAAATACACATCGATTCCATCTGGACATTTTGTTTTCAATCCTTTTCCAACATCCTCATTTTTATAATTAACTGCATCGTCAAAGCCTAACGTTTCTATAATATAATCAGCTTTCGTTCGTGATCCGACAATGCCTACAACTCGAGCACCTCGTTTTTGTGCCAGCTGCCCAGCTATAGATCCAACAGCACCAGCTGCGGATGACACAACAACCGTTTCTCCTTCCTTTGGCTCACCAATATGATACATGCCAAAATAGGCGGTTAAACCTGGCGTGCCTAGAACACCGAGTGCTGATGAAATAGGCAATTCATGAACGTCCAGGCGCCGCAATTCATTGGGAAAGGCAACAATGTATTCTTGCCACGGAAAAATACCCGTTACAATATCACCTTCTTTCAATTTATCAACTTTCGACTCTATAACCTGAGCTATAATTCTTCCATTTAATGGCTTTCCAACTTCAAAAGGCTTCACATAAGAAGGCTCATCTGACATTCTTCCACGCATATACGGGTCTACAGATAAGTATAAGGTTTTCAACAGCACTTCATCTTGATTCCTGTCTGGCACATCCTCATTTATAAATTGAAAGGTGTCCAATGAAGGCATGCCGTCCGGTCTTCCTTTTAATATTATTTGTCTCATCAATAAATCTCCTAATTTAGTGTGTTTAACTTATAATTTAGAAAAAACTCAATGATTATTTTCCTAACTTCTCCCTTATTAACGCATGCAAGACTCGGTAAATAATGAAAATACTCTTTAACGCTATCAGGATCATTTATTGACCAAGTTTTGTATACTTTATAGTTAGTAATATAATGGAAGCTTGTCTATCTCCTGATTCCGTGACGTGATTCCCTTTCATTCACCTCAAACATTGATAACATAGGGGCAGATAAGCATGAACGCTTTTCAACTTTAACACCCGGAAGGTGAAAGCATGACAGGGAAATTAAATATCCAACTAACGGATGAATATATTTTACCGACGAGCGGGCTTCCGTTGATCGGTGCTTTATTGGAACGGACTTTTCTTCACGCTCAACTTTCAGCTCTTTCGATGGAGGGGCTCACGGATGCCGCCGAGATTTCGCATGGGGATACGATCGCTTCTTATATCGGTTTGCTTGCCCAGGGCAAAAATGATTTTGGATGGATCGAATCTTATCGGCAAGATCCTTTTTTTCAAACGGCTTTAGGGCTGGAACATACACCTTCCGAGGCGACACTTCGCCATCGGATGAATCAGATCGCCCGCCATGACGAAACGCTTTCAATACTGGGGAAAGAAAATGTACGCTTTCTTCAACAGCTGGACTCCCCGATCACCGCCACGTCGCTTTCAAATGGCGAAGAGAGAGTAACCGTCGACGCCGATCATTCGCCTTTTGACAACAGCGACACCAACAAAGAAGGCGTCAGTCGCACGTATAAAGGCGTTGATGGCTATAATCCGGGCTTTGCCTACATGGGCCAAGAAGGCTATGTGATTCATTCTGAACTCCGGAATGGCAAAGATCATGTCCAAAAGGGCACGCCTGCCTTTTTACATAAGGCCTTGACCTCAGCCCAACAGGTCACCGGCACGTCCCTCCTTCTTCGTCTCGACGGAGGCAATGACGCCGCTGCGAATCGGGAGATTTGCGAAAAACTGGGCGTGGACTATATCATCAAGCGTAACCTCCGCCAAGAAACACCTGAAGCTTGGTTAGCCATTGCCGAACAACAGGGGACAGCTACTGAGCCTCGAGAAGGAAAAACCATGTACACCGGGAAGATTCAAATGAGAAACAGCCAAGGAAACTCGACGTGGCAAGTGTATCAGGTCGTGGAACGAACGATGACCCGAGACGGTCAAATGCTTCTCGTGCCGGAGGTCACCTGTGACAGTTACTGGGTTTCCATGGATCTTCCTGTGGACGAAACCATCGAGCTGTATCATCAGCACGGCACGTGTGAACAATTTCATAGTGAGCTGAAAACGGATATGGATCTTGAACGCTTTCCCTCCGGGAAATTTGCGACTAACCAAATGATTTTAACATTGGGTTGCTTCGTCTATAATCTTTTACGGAGTATCGGTCAGGAAGCATTAAAAGGTGACGATATGCCCGTGAAAAAGAAGGTCTTTCGCCGTCGCTTGAAAACCGTCATTGATCAGATGGTTATGTTCGCCGGCAAATTCGTTCAGCATGCTAGACAGCTTTATCTAAAAATCAGTAAACACAATCCTTGGCATCATTGTTTTCAACGCCTCTACCAGCAATTTCAATTGTGACAGATAAACCCATCGTTTGGCCCACTTGTCTTAACGGATATAATTCCTATACATATATTATTAAATATATGTTCCGTGTTAGGAATGTCCTTAAATCATGAATAAAGTCCTGTTTTTCTGCTGTTAAACGCCACATCCCATCCGATTCTCTGAAATTCGGCACCTTTCATCGTTTCATCACGGAATCAGGTATCTGCAAACCACCAAAATAACCTACTTTAGCCTTTACCAACCTCCCATCCACAAGGAGTGCTTGTCCGGTTACATAGCTATTTGCTTGTGAAGCAAAGAAGACAACCGTTTTTGCAAATTCATCCGATTCACCGTATGGTCCGGTAGGAATTTGTGCTTCTGACTCCTTTCATATGGATTTGACGTCTTTGTTTTGCTTAGAAGCTTTTAACGCATCTAAGGGATCGACTCGATCGGTCGAATTTCTCCCGGGTCCGACAGTGTTAACGAAAATATTATCGGTTGCAAACTAGGAGGCAAGACTTTTTGTGAGACCAAGTACTCCTGCCCGGAAGGTGTTGGATAGTACCATACCATCAAGTGCTTGCTTGATCGATGATGAGGTAATATTTACTATACGACCATTTTTCTGTTTTTTCATATGCGGAAGTACGGCATCAGTAGCTCGCACATAACTGAGCAGATTTAGCTCATAAGCATGTTGCCAATCTTTCGGTTTCACATCACTAAAGTTTCCAGCTTTTGACCCCCCTGTTGTTGATTAAAACATCAATGGCGCCATATTGATCCACTGTTTTTTGAACCGCCACTTGAATGTCGGTTTCATTAGCGAGGTCACAGACAGAAAATTGAACGTCCCCCCTGTTTGTTAGTTACGTTCCGGATCTCCCCCGCTGTTTGTTCCAGTTGCTCTTGTCCCTGCTTGCAATGATGATATTTGCACCCTCACACGCCAATTCGGTCGCAATGGCCCTTCCCAAACCTTTCCTACCTGCCAATACAAGTGCTGCCTTGTCCTGTAATTGTAAATTCATTTTTTTTCGCCTCCCTATTTTTTAGATATGTTCGGGTGAGGGTATATTTTCTTCAATGCTCATCTAGTCAAACCGTCTGATGATGTACCTCAATCCGAAGATTTTCCTCCAATTTCCTTCAGGTTCCCACACCACTTAAAACAAAGAGATAGCATTGATAAGATTTAACCTCCAATCACTCTTTCACTATGGATACGAATAATTCAAACTCATCTTTAATTTCACTTACATTCTCCTAATCAAATGGATTTATATAGTTAGTGACTTCGTATAAATCACTGAACTTGTATTTTATTTGAACGAAAACCAGATTAACATCTAGTTGGTATGCCCATTTCAATATACCAATTAAACGACAGATATACGATTATGGGGGCAAAGATGAAGCTAGATCTATCAATTTTTGGCGGTTCACTATACAAATACAGTCGAGATAGAGAATCTACATAGTTGTTGTACTTAATATCACCGAAGAGAAGTTGATTTAACAATTCATCTCGAATGTTTTTTAATACCATCTCACCTAAGTTGACCTCACGGTCAATCAACCAAATCTCATGCCCATTTACCAAAAAATCTACTATTTCAATCAGTCCTTCATTTATTAAATGTTCCCAACCGTTACCCTGAGCTATCTTATCCAATCCACTTCAAGTCCCCTCTTCTATCATCTTAATGTAAGATTTCAAATTCAGTTCCTTTTATTCTTAGCTCTGCCCAGAGCTAATTAGAGACATATATAGGTTTTGCTCTGTAGTTCTCATTTTAGGACAGATTTCGAGCCATCCCATAAGTGCCAATCACCTGATGTGTCCCGTGGATCATTACAGCCTTTTTCTTTGACAGTGAAGGTTATCGATGTCCTAAACCCCCAGTCTCATTTATCGATCAACAACATCAACTGACGAATTATAGGGATCGATGCGATGCGAATTAGTTGATATCAGATGTTGTATTCCCTTATGACTCGGGTTTTTTAACCTTTTTTATATGAAAAACAAGTTCCTTACTATAATTAAATATTATGCTTGCAACGTGCGCAAAGTGTGGCTTCGAGGTGATTAGTCAATGGTGGTTTTGAACCTACGTGCTCAGGAGACCATGACTGTTACTTCACAGCGTGAATTGGAGTTCCAATCGCAATTTCAGCTGCTTCCATGGCAGCTTCACTCATTGTTGGATGAGCATGTATCGTTAAAGCTATATCCTCAGCGGTCATGCCAACTTCAATTGCAAAACCGAGTTCAGCAATCATCTCTGATGCACTCGGTCCAACAATTTGCGCTCCGAGTACCAAATCGTCTTCTTTTCTTGTGACTAATTTCAAAAATCCATCTGATTCATTTAATGAAAGCGCACGACCATTAGCAGCCATGGAAAAATTGGAAATATTCACATCAAATCCATCTTCTTTTGCCTCTTTTTCGGTATAACCAACTGAAGCCAGCTCGGGGTCTGAAAAGACAATTGATGGAATAGCTATGTAATCCAATTTTGCTGGCTCACCGTTGATTGCTTCGGCAGCCACCTTTCCTTCATAAGAGGCTTTGTGCGCAAGTGCAGGACCAGCAATCACGTCTCCGATTGCATATAGATGATCAATACTGGTTTTGCACTGGTCATCAACCTTGATTAACCCTTTATCGTCGAGCTCAACACCAGTTTGTTCCAAACCGATTTTATCTGTATTTGGTTTTCGCCCGGCGGTTACGAGTACATAGTTGGAATTGAATGTTTTTGTATCCCCATTAATTTCAGCGGTGACGATTATTCTCTCTTCTTGCTCTTCGACGCTCTGTATAGATGCATGAGTTAAAACTTCGACATTTCTTTTTTTCTTAAGACCAGTTGAAACAGGTGCGCTAAGCTGTTTTTCAAAACCAAGTAAAATTTGCTTTTCACTTTCTAAAATAACAACTTCCGTACCAAAATTAGCATAAGCAGTTCCAAGTTCAATGCCAATATACCCTCCTCCGATGACGACTAATCTCTTCGGAATTTCATTCAATGCTAAAGCTTCAGTTGAAGAGATCACCCGCTCACTCCATTTGACATTAGGAAGTTCATTCGGTCTTGAACCAGTTGCTATAATACAATTATTAAATTTGTATGTTTGTGTTGTATATTCGTCTTTTGTCACACGCACTGTTTTATCATCGGAAAAATACGCCTCGCCTTTGATTACCTCTACCTTATTACCTTTCATCAGACTTTCAACACCGCCAGTGAGTTTTTTTACAACCGATTGCTTCCATTCCTGCACTTTGCTAAAGTCAACGTTCACATTATCGGCAATTATGCCAATATCATTGGAATTCTTCATTTGATTAGCCTGATGACCGGCATGAATTAATGCTTTGGAAGGAATACAACCGACATTCAGACAAACACCACCCAACGATTTTTCTTTTTCAACGATCGTTACTTTTTGACCTAGTTGCGCAGCGCGAATTGCCGCAACATAACCTCCGGGACCTGAACCAACGATGAGTGTGTCAATTTCTTCTAGAAAATCGCCTACAACCATTTCTTTACGCCCCCAAATTTATCCATCAATTTTTTATTTGTATTCAATTTAAATTTGCTTTTTTTATAAAATCTTCTTTATACTAGTAGCTTTCTTTACTTATATAGACAACTGAATAATGACGTTTGACAAAAAGGCTTCATTGACGTTGACAACGAGATAAAGGATAGAAATATTACCGTTTATCGAATAAAAATCGTATACGGTTCACTTAATTCAGACTGTCTAATCGTTAATTTTAACGGGTCCATTTTTGTTATTATGAACATTAGAAACTGAACTTTATCATTGAAATTACACCACGTATCTAAAATTCCATCACCTTTTCAATCGCTGCATGGATTCTTGGCGCAGTTGGCAACCAGTCATCTTCAACTGAGGGCACTGGATACGGTGTGTCATAACCGGTAACACGTAAAATCGGGGAGGCTAGCGAGAATAGGGAATATTCGCTCACCAGTGAAGCAACTTCCCCTCCGACACCTGCGCTTTTCACCGCTTCATGAACAATGATCAGTCGTCCTGTTTTTTCAACAGATTGAACAATAGTTTCAAGATCAATCGGTTGAACGGTACGAAGGTCTATGACTTCGACAGAAATGTTTCTTGGTTCCGCTTCTTCTGCAACTTTTTGAGCGAGCGGCACCGTAGCCCCCCACGTCACAATTGTGACATCTTCACCATCTTTCACAACTTTTGCTTCTCCAATCGGCACTTCATATACTTCGTCTGGTACTTCTAATTTAAAGGCACGATATAGCTTCATCGGCTCCAAAAATAACACTGGGTCATTGTCGCGAATCGCCGAAATCAACAGACCTTTCGCATCATATGCGTTTGATGGCATGATGACTTTCAAACCCGGTGTATGTGCGAACAACGCTTCTAAACTGTCTGAATGTAGTTCAGGCGTTCTTACCCCACCTCCATATGGACTGCGAATAACGATTGGAGAGGTGAATCGACCCGCAGAACGGAATCGAACACGCGCTGCTTGAGCGGAAATCTGATCCATCGTTTCATAAATAAAACCGAGGAACTGAATTTCAGCAATCGGACGAAAACTATTCACAGCAAGTCCGATTGATGTGCCAACGATGGCAGATTCAGCCAACGGAGTATCCATAACGCGTTCTTCTCCAAAGCGGCCTTGAAGGCCTTCTGTAGCTCTGAACACTCCACCGTTTTTCCCTACATCTTGTCCTAGGATAACGACACGTTCATCTCGCTCCATTTCTTGTGCCATTGCTTGATTTATCGCTTGAATCATCGTCATCTCTGCCATGATTATCGCCCCTCCTTTATCGTAAGAA
It includes:
- a CDS encoding replication initiator protein A, producing MYKKAETILEKYDIKLVEKKRFLTKRYTNKQVIESEIDQEIELISKELLNVRMQDLERILYNLKQELSELLKENDKFIDEIELIEVQLKLLERTISNKQIYHKYYTHLVDRNIISHGFFSTSSPNKENIVRTTDGSIEFTRSGLKKLHYRNNKGAVLTTYDTRILIGLFKQWEIKGKNPTFTVKFNEIIKAMNRDLNGGEYMAIGKSIDKISSTSIVMEKYSSPNNPKKRTSIFNPIQSTLGYPENNCRKITFSDYLQNSLIAGNYITISMSLFNDLKLSTSKTLYINVIKMFSENTTIAEINPFIEHLGLHSYSSYKALQSIKKACQELIDFDVLKSYTIEKRNRTPYKIHFFPSEWVQKMAIKENKRLLPLFKCDKKRYII
- a CDS encoding LutC/YkgG family protein codes for the protein MSRGTIQGREDFLNQIAEKIGRPRSEHVERPEWRLQPQWDVFADENTDQLVERFKAQCDNIHTEVVETNADGLREAVAETIGSYQAKSVIMWDDERLKQAGLDDGFQSQMIALGVETAVWDTTKREENIWIAERAGVGITYSDITLAESGTVVLLASPKKGRVVNLFPENYIAVIPRSSMVPRMTQATRRIHERVQNGEEIPSQIHFVSGPSNSADIEGSLVVGVHGPVRATYIILGNL
- a CDS encoding LutB/LldF family L-lactate oxidation iron-sulfur protein, with translation MPLRVGEKDFSKRMKTGLEDAFMRGTVRSAQEKLRTRKQTSSEELGDWEAWRTLGEEIRSHTLEHLDYYLEQLSDKVAERGGHVYFAKTAEEGNAYVQQVAREKEAKKIVKSKSMVTEEMSLNNALEGDGLEVVETDLGEYILQVDDHDPPSHIVAPSLHKNRSQIKDVFADKKGYTESDNANDITRFVREELREEFTNADIGITGCNFAVAESGTISLVTNEGNADLVTALPKTQITVMSMERIVPTWEELDVMMSLLCRSAVGQKLTSYITALTGPKAEEEIDGSEDFHLIIVDNGRSDILGTQFQSTLHCIRCAACVNVCPVYRHVGGHAYGSIYNGPIGAVLTPLLDGYEDNKDLPYASSLCSACTEACPVKIPLHEHLIAHRQIITEKETLGPMPEKWAMKMFGSGVSSPKLYRLASKQANCVMRPWTKGSRIPKGPEPLKAWTNFRDLPAPASERFRDWFSNRRRSTFDE
- a CDS encoding (Fe-S)-binding protein — encoded protein: MNVSLFITCLGDMFYPNAGKATVELLEKFGCTVDFPKSQTCCGQPAFNSGYHKDARKVAKQTIQAFQNSSYVVSPSGSCVAMLHEYHHLLKGEPEWQVEAGKLSAKSYELTQFFVNVLRVEDAGASFHAKATYHTSCHMMRLLGVMNAPQTLLNHVEGLEMIDLSRDYDCCGFGGTFAVKMPDISKEMVDEKMRCIHDTGADILISADAGCMMNIGGRMEREESPVKVMHIAEVLNHTEAR
- a CDS encoding NADP-dependent oxidoreductase, whose amino-acid sequence is MRQIILKGRPDGMPSLDTFQFINEDVPDRNQDEVLLKTLYLSVDPYMRGRMSDEPSYVKPFEVGKPLNGRIIAQVIESKVDKLKEGDIVTGIFPWQEYIVAFPNELRRLDVHELPISSALGVLGTPGLTAYFGMYHIGEPKEGETVVVSSAAGAVGSIAGQLAQKRGARVVGIVGSRTKADYIIETLGFDDAVNYKNEDVGKGLKTKCPDGIDVYFENVGGEISDDVWPLLNTFARVPLCGAISAYNLASDEEDIGTRVQWPFLKARIKMQGFIVGDYSEHFSDAYKELTQLVKKDELHFEETILEGFDRVPEAFIGLFSGDNIGKQLVKVAEPDK
- a CDS encoding IS1380 family transposase → MTGKLNIQLTDEYILPTSGLPLIGALLERTFLHAQLSALSMEGLTDAAEISHGDTIASYIGLLAQGKNDFGWIESYRQDPFFQTALGLEHTPSEATLRHRMNQIARHDETLSILGKENVRFLQQLDSPITATSLSNGEERVTVDADHSPFDNSDTNKEGVSRTYKGVDGYNPGFAYMGQEGYVIHSELRNGKDHVQKGTPAFLHKALTSAQQVTGTSLLLRLDGGNDAAANREICEKLGVDYIIKRNLRQETPEAWLAIAEQQGTATEPREGKTMYTGKIQMRNSQGNSTWQVYQVVERTMTRDGQMLLVPEVTCDSYWVSMDLPVDETIELYHQHGTCEQFHSELKTDMDLERFPSGKFATNQMILTLGCFVYNLLRSIGQEALKGDDMPVKKKVFRRRLKTVIDQMVMFAGKFVQHARQLYLKISKHNPWHHCFQRLYQQFQL
- the lpdA gene encoding dihydrolipoyl dehydrogenase, which translates into the protein MVVGDFLEEIDTLIVGSGPGGYVAAIRAAQLGQKVTIVEKEKSLGGVCLNVGCIPSKALIHAGHQANQMKNSNDIGIIADNVNVDFSKVQEWKQSVVKKLTGGVESLMKGNKVEVIKGEAYFSDDKTVRVTKDEYTTQTYKFNNCIIATGSRPNELPNVKWSERVISSTEALALNEIPKRLVVIGGGYIGIELGTAYANFGTEVVILESEKQILLGFEKQLSAPVSTGLKKKRNVEVLTHASIQSVEEQEERIIVTAEINGDTKTFNSNYVLVTAGRKPNTDKIGLEQTGVELDDKGLIKVDDQCKTSIDHLYAIGDVIAGPALAHKASYEGKVAAEAINGEPAKLDYIAIPSIVFSDPELASVGYTEKEAKEDGFDVNISNFSMAANGRALSLNESDGFLKLVTRKEDDLVLGAQIVGPSASEMIAELGFAIEVGMTAEDIALTIHAHPTMSEAAMEAAEIAIGTPIHAVK
- a CDS encoding alpha-ketoacid dehydrogenase subunit beta; translated protein: MAEMTMIQAINQAMAQEMERDERVVILGQDVGKNGGVFRATEGLQGRFGEERVMDTPLAESAIVGTSIGLAVNSFRPIAEIQFLGFIYETMDQISAQAARVRFRSAGRFTSPIVIRSPYGGGVRTPELHSDSLEALFAHTPGLKVIMPSNAYDAKGLLISAIRDNDPVLFLEPMKLYRAFKLEVPDEVYEVPIGEAKVVKDGEDVTIVTWGATVPLAQKVAEEAEPRNISVEVIDLRTVQPIDLETIVQSVEKTGRLIIVHEAVKSAGVGGEVASLVSEYSLFSLASPILRVTGYDTPYPVPSVEDDWLPTAPRIHAAIEKVMEF